The Xiphophorus couchianus chromosome 3, X_couchianus-1.0, whole genome shotgun sequence genome segment TAGTACAGCGGTCCCCaaccggtaccaattggtctgcggaccggtaccggtctgcggcccggtggttgggaaccactggtttaGTATGCACAAAGGTTGAGCTTTGCTCTCTTTCCTGTAGATGGGCTGGAGGAAGTGTTCACTGCTGTTGGTGAGTCAGTGTCGCTTCTATGCAGAAACACTTCCTCTCCCAGACTTGGAGACAGAATAGAGTGGAAACTGAATAACAAAATGCTCAGTGATCTGGTACCTGAAAATGGCCAAACAAATGTATGTCATGTGAACAAAGACTCATCCTTAGTAATCAGCAAACTGACTCCTCTGCATGCTGGTGATTACCAGTGTATGGGCTCCTCTGAAGAGCAAAGAGTGTTGCACAAAATTAGGGTTCACACCCTTGATGGTGagtgagaaaaataatctaaaagaaATTCAGACTTTGAGAGCTATATAAAAGTTTCTTCTGaaatttttttctatgttaCAGTTGCAGCAAATACACAGCCAGTAAGAGGAAATCTCTCTTTGATCTGTGTGCTTACTTgtgttgaaaaatgtgaagaaaacttaaatttaaCTTGGTCTGGAAGCAACCAAGAGCGTTGGCAAGGCAGACTATTTAATGTTAACAACACATTGATCAATGAGCTTCTTCTCCCGGTTTGGCCAGTTAGCTCTGATGCAATAACCTGCTCTGTGTACAGAGAAGGTTCAAAGATGGCGTCAAAAAGTTTGAGCTCTGTTAAATGTATGTATGCTGGATTACGTTTCTGTTAATGCAATCTTGtttaagcagaaacaaaaaaggaataAGACTATATTCTCTTCAGCTATGCAGACTCTGGCATGGTTAGGTCTCCCTCTTGGCGTTTTATTatgtgcagcagcaggaggagttTTTATTCACTGGAAGAGGAAGCGCAACAAGGATTTGCGTACTGAATCTGGTAGAGGAACCCGTCATCtaaactttcactttttgaTCATGTGTACTAAATGTGTACCAAATGTCACAACTGAtgtcttctctctttctgcagctgATGAACTGTCAGTCATCTCAATGGTAAAAAGAATAAGCATAGATATcaacatttccatttgatttgtgttggtctgatAAATCCCAGTATGCTAATGTCAGTGTTCTTTTTACCAGAATCATCTTTATGATGTCGTTCAGGATGAGGAAGTACAGCAGCCGGGACAGCTAAAAAGAGAAGTTGCCACTACTGATGATGGCTTCTACAATTTATTACAACCTGTcaactaaagtaaaataaacactgCTCTGTCTTCACTTAAATGCtgaattagttttatttgacaacacagaaaacaagatttgcaaaataaaatacacaagaGAAGATCACATGCACACTTGGGAAATAAAGCCTATTGAAAGACAACAATGTAGCACACTTGAAGAATATAGataatttgaaataaactgaCTGGAAACTTTGTTAGCCACTCCTGTGCACTTGTGTTAACACAAATAATGAATCACCCAATTTCATTGTAGCAGCTCACTGCATTTAGCCATTTAGACATGGTGACAACAATATACTGAAGGTTAAACCAACAGGGTGGTAAAGGAATAAAGTGATTCTGTGATGCTGATGCATGTTTCCTGGTGCCAGGCAggcttttcttatttttatttaatttcatttttttgaggGAATAGAGAAAGATCTTCAGTGTTCTCTGTGAGTAGCCAGAACATTTCTAGATTTGAACTGCAACAAAAATGGGGATATTGGAATATTTGTATGAATATTCAATACTGAAGCATTAGAGTCATCATTGTAATATACTTACAGGTGAGTCCTTAGACATTCTCCTCTAGGAATGCATACAAGCTGTTGGTTCGATTTTTAGTATCTGTGTGTTACATAAACATTTCTCAATGTCATGAAAAATGACTCTTTAGTTTTAAGGCAAGAAAATAGGAATAATGAGGtacagtttaaatatttgattaaagaAAAGTGGCaacaaaatcataattttactCTCACCTGGTGAACGTGGAAGACTCACATTTTCATAAACATCTGCAGACTCTGTAAAGCGGAATGATTCACAAgtgaagaaaagggaaaaggcaaaaaattatatatatatatatacactgctcaaaaaaataaaaggaacacttaaacaggtgtttaacacttaaagtgttccctttatttttttgagcagtatatatatatatatatatatatatatatataaccatacaaaacagagaaagagagccCACCTGCAGATTTCCTCTGAGTTTTGTATCTCTTGTAAATAAACACTCCTGTTAGTGCTGCAACTGTGAAAATCGAGGTCATGGTCAGGACTACAACGAGAATAGAGGTTTCACTTCCTTCTGTCCTGTTGGTCTCCGAAGCAATGTTAAGAGATCCTGGCAAAGACATAAAGATGAAGCCATTTCAACACCTCAATAAAAAGAGACAGCTGTTATAGTGTATAtggaaaattaaacataaaacacaccTTGGCGAGTTTCTGTAAATGCAGATCTTGGAATCATGGTAGTTTCTGcttaatcaaacaaaaaagcaaagaaatagTAACAATTACCTAATATACAACATTATTGGAAGTAATACTGAAGAGATCTGTTTAAGATCAGACCTTGATGACCCCGAAAACGTAGATTAATCTTTGAGCAGCGCCGACTTTGCCCGAGTATGTAATCACACTTGTACCAACCAGTGTCACTATCAGACACAGACTTGATTGTCAGGGATATACCCTTCATTTCCATCCTTGGCAAATTAACAGGTACAGAGTCGGTCCCTTTCATCTTCGCCCATGTGACATTTGAAGGGGCCGTTTCTCCATCCACTGAGCAGTTAAGACTCACATTCTGGCCAAGCTTTGTCACCTCTGGCTTAAGGTTTCTGCAGTCTAAAAAATCATAAAGGAGCATGTGATCTACCCTGCAGATTGtataaattaatctttaaaataaaaaagacatgaaGATCCTACCTTTCACTTTTAATGATATGTGTGTGACCATAATTTTGTCCCATCCTTTCCAAATTTCAACGTTGTATGCCCCTCCATCTGATCCTTGCAAGGTTTTCAAAGAAACACACGTTTGACCTTTCCTGTTTGCTTCCAAATTCACACGTTTGGCATCCTGGGATTTCTTTGGATACTCAAATATAACTGAAGGGTTCATGGCATCTGTGTTGTGCACCAGTCTGATTCTATAGCAACTGCTTGGATCCGTGATGCTGACGTTTAGACATGACAGAACCACGTCTTCGTCTGCAAAAGCTGACACAGTCTCAGCACCTGCAGAGTCAGATTTTAATGTAGTCAGtcagacattaaataaaattactgtaTGTAGTGAATTACTGAAATGTGTAAACCTacaaaacagacataaaatatGTACTGAAATAGAATATTGGCTGATTTAATCCAATAAGAAATACCAACAAGAAACTCACCCCTGCATCTGGGAGGAACTTTTAATAcaaacactaaaacacaaacCTGAAAATACAAGTGAGCCATTTTCGGTTTAATGCAGCAAGATCATGAGAGGATTAGCTTTTGTacctttagttttaaaataggatTTACTCAGTTCCTGTGTATAACCTGAAGTGTCATCttgaaactaaagtaaaacGAACACATGACTTTTCCTATTTTCAATTGAGCAAGAGCGCCATCAtctggcaaaaataaaacatcacggCAATATCGTGAGAGACTTGTGGAATGCATCTGAATAAACTATCAcatcatccatccttccatctaATGTCTGTCCCAGCTTATTGTGCAGGATTGTCGTCcaagattattttataatgCTAATTACAAAACAATGTTCAGTTTCACAGAAATTATGCTGgataaaacatacttttagtAAAGAAATGTCATGTTCCAGCCTACATTTCAAGTAAATTGACTCAATAAAACTTCAATGATATTTGATCGTTCTAATGCCATGTATTTATGCCCGtgtattaataaagtttttagaTTAACTGCAAAAACTCTAAATTCTTGGGTTGTTCCTTCCTTTTAAGTATATGAGTTGGCTCTTCACTGACTAACAACAATCTCCCATGTTTCAACAGCATTGCTTCctgaaaacagttaaaatatgcAAGGTTATTCATCGCATTGtacagaagtgaaacataac includes the following:
- the LOC114142076 gene encoding uncharacterized protein LOC114142076 isoform X1, translating into MNFQPLIGLYLISPLWASLALYSSDPVLQFAMAGDRAILKCGLPSIGSCSSVHWTVRGLIWDKYEVVTAGKVTHLKENKYRLLKDCSLQISQMERDDAKLYTCESGTLNSSVSLRFLDIAENKPPAEGITELHCSFSKSTGFGLCKNDTNIHITWTTEDDVPITGNRFRFENPSVCFSKLIITRKLTDHHRIWKCQITQNGEVKASGKYRTTVRDGLEEVFTAVGESVSLLCRNTSSPRLGDRIEWKLNNKMLSDLVPENGQTNVCHVNKDSSLVISKLTPLHAGDYQCMGSSEEQRVLHKIRVHTLDVAANTQPVRGNLSLICVLTCVEKCEENLNLTWSGSNQERWQGRLFNVNNTLINELLLPVWPVSSDAITCSVYREGSKMASKSLSSVKSMQTLAWLGLPLGVLLCAAAGGVFIHWKRKRNKDLRTESADELSVISMNHLYDVVQDEEVQQPGQLKREVATTDDGFYNLLQPVN
- the LOC114142077 gene encoding uncharacterized protein LOC114142077 codes for the protein MAHLYFQVCVLVFVLKVPPRCRGAETVSAFADEDVVLSCLNVSITDPSSCYRIRLVHNTDAMNPSVIFEYPKKSQDAKRVNLEANRKGQTCVSLKTLQGSDGGAYNVEIWKGWDKIMVTHISLKVKDCRNLKPEVTKLGQNVSLNCSVDGETAPSNVTWAKMKGTDSVPVNLPRMEMKGISLTIKSVSDSDTGWYKCDYILGQSRRCSKINLRFRGHQETTMIPRSAFTETRQGSLNIASETNRTEGSETSILVVVLTMTSIFTVAALTGVFIYKRYKTQRKSAESADVYENVSLPRSPDTKNRTNSLYAFLEENV